The following proteins are encoded in a genomic region of Herminiimonas arsenicoxydans:
- a CDS encoding transposase IS3 family, part 2 (Evidence 2b : Function of strongly homologous gene; Product type h : extrachromosomal origin) — MKFGFVAKHRGIWPVALTCDTLGVSRSGFYAWLTRTPCKRRTENEQLGRAVHHSFIQSDRTYGARRVWHDLLASGYRCGLHRVERLMQAQALRARPRRRSLPIDRGERPVIGIAANVLDRQFDASAPNRKWVADFTYIWSAEGWLYLAVVLDLYSRRVIGWSMKPEMNAQLVADALMMAVWRRGKPESVMHHSDRGSQYTSEQFQRLLLELGVTCSMSRAGNVWDNSAMESFFSSLKTERLSRKMFRTRDDIRAEVFDYIERFYNPVRRHSTLGYISPIDFEQQAQLA, encoded by the coding sequence GTGAAATTTGGATTCGTGGCGAAGCACCGAGGAATCTGGCCGGTGGCACTGACCTGCGACACACTCGGCGTCTCGCGCAGTGGTTTTTATGCATGGCTCACGCGTACGCCGTGCAAACGTCGCACGGAGAACGAGCAACTCGGTCGCGCCGTTCATCACAGTTTTATTCAAAGTGACCGCACCTATGGAGCACGTCGTGTCTGGCACGACCTGTTGGCAAGTGGCTATCGTTGCGGGCTGCATCGCGTCGAACGGCTGATGCAGGCTCAAGCGTTACGGGCTCGACCTCGCCGGCGCAGCTTGCCGATTGACCGAGGTGAGCGCCCAGTCATCGGTATTGCAGCCAACGTGCTCGACCGGCAATTCGACGCTAGTGCACCGAACCGGAAATGGGTCGCTGACTTCACCTACATCTGGTCAGCCGAAGGATGGCTTTACCTCGCTGTTGTACTAGACCTCTATTCCAGGCGTGTCATTGGCTGGTCGATGAAGCCTGAGATGAATGCACAACTCGTCGCCGATGCATTAATGATGGCTGTATGGCGACGTGGTAAGCCGGAATCCGTGATGCATCATTCTGACCGTGGAAGTCAATATACGAGTGAGCAGTTTCAGCGGCTATTGCTTGAATTGGGTGTGACGTGCAGCATGAGTCGTGCGGGTAATGTGTGGGACAACTCGGCCATGGAGAGCTTCTTCTCTTCATTGAAGACAGAGCGCTTATCCAGAAAGATGTTCCGCACGCGAGACGACATCAGGGCAGAAGTGTTTGACTACATCGAACGTTTCTATAATCCGGTTCGAAGACATTCAACGTTGGGCTATATCAGCCCAATTGACTTTGAACAGCAAGCTCAGTTAGCTTAA
- a CDS encoding transposase IS3 family, part 1 (Evidence 2b : Function of strongly homologous gene; PubMedId : 11972771, 11315188; Product type h : extrachromosomal origin), producing the protein MANRRQFSKEFKVEAVRLVKERGVSIVQAAKDLNVHENVLRKWVHAVSEDASHAFPGHGQLKPEQLEIARLRKEVAKLKMERDILKKAAAYFARESM; encoded by the coding sequence ATGGCAAATCGTAGACAGTTCAGCAAGGAGTTCAAGGTAGAGGCGGTTAGGCTAGTTAAAGAACGAGGTGTTTCAATCGTGCAGGCCGCCAAAGACCTCAATGTGCACGAGAACGTATTGCGCAAATGGGTTCATGCCGTATCGGAAGATGCATCGCATGCCTTTCCCGGGCATGGTCAACTCAAACCAGAGCAACTTGAGATAGCAAGGTTGCGCAAAGAAGTCGCCAAACTGAAGATGGAGCGCGACATTTTAAAAAAAGCCGCCGCCTACTTCGCCAGGGAATCGATGTGA
- a CDS encoding Hypothetical protein (Evidence 5 : No homology to any previously reported sequences) yields MAHNIEQAAQVKNGLEYLEKIVQLSIMVPKPEAFQLRQWFGEQLHNIATTKNEDELSRLKTIIDHDGGRYLNSPRSVVRVLDSIRFLWPTLKKERADLADVVWLQLIKNGNRKLYRWIEEYCATASVLSLGTASIDESERSKVLKALIQSVESDYFDNKTYRYYFAEQLPGLKVSFEDGGDIFELHQSVSEADLHTAISNVKLASPDHYRLYFAQSGPSHALTHSDFETLWSAIDAGVARAETLILKWHQENISGEMGKADLLLERLNNVPPDSLTPDRAQILLLTFSNALDQAYRLRPFEHGWVNSIWDRAEKLIPIYLAQFDAVERQIIVEKMFSQGKAISWLSSLFRRETFAHGRYGSRPRPETDWLFIEPEFEQITKIMLSRYSAMKADQFFAEIDATNILFAWQQGGDADGPKHFVENLIETSEGLIQILERLTSINTSSNRGKYQVLNRETLSSFLDYEHALTRVTNLTADDVLGERAIILARAFADAKRY; encoded by the coding sequence TTGGCGCACAATATTGAACAAGCAGCACAAGTCAAAAACGGCCTCGAGTACCTCGAAAAAATTGTACAACTCTCGATAATGGTGCCAAAACCTGAAGCATTTCAACTGCGACAATGGTTTGGGGAGCAATTGCATAATATTGCTACTACAAAAAATGAGGATGAGCTATCCAGACTAAAAACCATCATCGATCATGACGGAGGCCGTTACTTGAACTCACCACGCTCTGTCGTGAGGGTTTTAGACTCCATTCGTTTCCTTTGGCCTACCCTAAAAAAAGAGCGTGCAGATTTGGCTGACGTTGTTTGGCTCCAATTGATAAAAAATGGGAACCGAAAACTTTATCGATGGATTGAAGAATATTGTGCAACGGCATCTGTGCTTTCCCTCGGCACAGCATCTATTGACGAAAGCGAGCGATCAAAAGTATTGAAAGCATTGATTCAATCAGTTGAGTCAGATTATTTCGACAATAAAACGTATCGCTACTACTTTGCTGAGCAATTACCCGGGTTGAAGGTTAGCTTTGAAGATGGAGGAGATATTTTCGAATTGCACCAAAGCGTTAGCGAAGCTGATCTGCATACTGCTATTTCAAACGTCAAGCTCGCGAGTCCAGATCATTACCGATTATATTTTGCACAGTCGGGACCGTCACACGCATTAACCCATTCCGACTTTGAAACCTTATGGTCTGCTATTGATGCTGGGGTAGCTCGTGCAGAAACACTCATTTTAAAATGGCATCAGGAGAATATATCTGGAGAAATGGGGAAGGCTGACCTCTTACTGGAGCGACTCAATAATGTCCCCCCTGATTCCTTGACCCCGGACAGAGCGCAAATTCTATTGCTCACATTCTCCAATGCATTGGATCAGGCATATCGACTTCGACCTTTTGAGCATGGGTGGGTAAACTCTATCTGGGATCGCGCCGAAAAATTAATTCCAATCTATCTAGCCCAATTTGATGCCGTCGAACGGCAAATCATTGTGGAAAAAATGTTCAGTCAAGGCAAGGCAATCAGTTGGCTAAGTAGTCTATTTCGACGCGAAACCTTTGCGCATGGCCGGTACGGATCAAGACCACGCCCCGAGACCGATTGGCTATTTATTGAGCCCGAGTTTGAACAGATTACGAAAATTATGCTATCTCGGTACAGCGCCATGAAAGCAGACCAGTTTTTTGCTGAAATTGATGCAACTAACATTCTCTTTGCTTGGCAACAAGGCGGCGATGCCGACGGTCCGAAGCATTTTGTAGAAAACCTTATAGAAACAAGCGAAGGCTTGATCCAAATTCTAGAAAGGCTAACCTCCATTAATACAAGCAGTAATCGGGGTAAATACCAGGTATTAAACCGAGAGACTCTTTCTAGTTTTTTAGATTACGAACACGCTTTAACTAGAGTGACTAATTTGACGGCAGATGACGTTCTTGGAGAACGCGCCATAATTCTCGCGAGAGCTTTTGCCGATGCGAAAAGGTATTAA
- a CDS encoding Hypothetical protein (Evidence 5 : No homology to any previously reported sequences) — MFGEPQNMKGLVEKLGPFLLFC, encoded by the coding sequence ATGTTCGGGGAGCCACAGAATATGAAGGGCCTAGTTGAAAAACTAGGCCCTTTTCTTTTGTTCTGTTAG
- a CDS encoding Hypothetical protein (Evidence 5 : No homology to any previously reported sequences) gives MWLLASGTEISFRYDAEDRSDYLNHSASIRAKWAFSLIRREMKKATSWSLFYAAERLLLACFLSR, from the coding sequence ATGTGGCTATTGGCAAGCGGTACGGAAATCAGTTTTCGCTACGATGCGGAAGATCGTTCGGATTATCTGAATCACAGCGCATCGATTCGGGCGAAGTGGGCGTTCTCATTAATTCGACGTGAAATGAAAAAGGCGACCTCATGGTCGCTTTTTTACGCCGCCGAGAGGCTGCTTCTGGCCTGTTTCCTTTCGCGATAG
- a CDS encoding Conserved hypothetical protein; putative membrane protein (Evidence 4 : Homologs of previously reported genes of unknown function) has protein sequence MSSNSLEILKMMDWTLIVFVTFKVLVLGTGMFFAIKWHYDQGKKDKDKEKRAVLRAGGKVAVVFVLSLLCLALVTFVLASKLGLDLNFP, from the coding sequence GTGTCAAGTAATAGCCTGGAAATACTCAAAATGATGGATTGGACTCTTATAGTCTTCGTTACGTTCAAGGTTCTCGTGCTCGGCACGGGCATGTTCTTCGCCATTAAGTGGCATTACGATCAAGGGAAGAAGGATAAGGATAAGGAGAAGCGCGCGGTGCTACGCGCGGGCGGCAAGGTGGCCGTAGTTTTCGTGCTATCGCTCCTGTGCCTGGCGCTCGTCACCTTCGTCCTTGCCAGCAAGCTCGGTTTGGACTTGAACTTCCCATGA
- the rluA gene encoding Ribosomal large subunit pseudouridine synthase A (rRNA-uridine isomerase A) (rRNA pseudouridylate synthase A) (Evidence 2b : Function of strongly homologous gene; PubMedId : 7493321, 10383384; Product type e : enzyme), whose protein sequence is MTARIDTFVAPPCVDEIEILYQDEALLLINKPSGLLSLSGKNPLNLDSVHYRLVQQFPTALMLHRLDFGTSGLLVVALNKTVAADIYRQFQLRTVVKTYQAVLAGRMDSDAGDIELPIAKDPVNFPKLKICLTTGKTASSHFQVLDRQSGPDTTRVVFTPLTGRTHQLRIHSAGVGHPILGCDLYGTPESQQMADRLLLHATTVEFDHPISGERFYGRSDCPF, encoded by the coding sequence ATGACTGCACGTATAGATACCTTTGTGGCACCGCCCTGTGTCGATGAGATTGAAATCCTCTATCAGGATGAAGCGTTATTACTGATCAATAAGCCCAGCGGGCTGTTGTCTCTGTCGGGGAAAAATCCGCTCAATCTGGATTCGGTGCATTATCGTCTGGTGCAGCAGTTTCCGACGGCGCTGATGTTGCATCGGCTTGATTTTGGTACTTCGGGTTTGTTGGTTGTTGCCCTCAATAAAACAGTCGCTGCGGATATCTATCGCCAATTTCAGTTGCGTACTGTAGTCAAGACCTATCAGGCTGTGCTGGCCGGGCGGATGGATTCGGATGCCGGTGATATCGAACTGCCGATAGCCAAAGACCCTGTCAATTTTCCGAAACTAAAAATATGTCTGACGACAGGCAAGACTGCCAGCAGCCATTTTCAGGTTCTCGATCGACAGAGCGGGCCGGACACTACCCGGGTAGTGTTCACGCCTCTTACAGGGCGCACTCATCAGTTGAGAATTCACAGTGCCGGTGTGGGGCACCCCATTCTGGGTTGTGACCTCTATGGCACGCCAGAGAGCCAGCAGATGGCCGACAGACTTCTGTTGCACGCCACTACCGTGGAGTTCGATCACCCAATCAGCGGTGAACGGTTTTACGGTCGCAGTGACTGTCCGTTTTAA
- a CDS encoding Hypothetical protein (Evidence 5 : No homology to any previously reported sequences) — protein MVFTVGINHNSEKTTSASFRTSDPMLCVCDYRKDFYSRHIVGLKGVTKPDKFNNGKSLIIKKSAV, from the coding sequence ATGGTCTTCACAGTAGGCATCAACCATAACTCTGAAAAAACGACTTCTGCCTCATTCCGGACTTCAGATCCTATGCTTTGTGTATGCGATTACCGGAAGGATTTTTACTCACGCCATATTGTTGGCCTGAAAGGTGTCACGAAGCCAGACAAATTTAACAATGGCAAATCGCTAATTATCAAAAAGAGTGCCGTATAG
- a CDS encoding Hypothetical protein (Evidence 5 : No homology to any previously reported sequences), whose amino-acid sequence MKKTVLFGLSALMISGCASSVRYDYVKEGASNHQKINDLSECEYNIRLNKTRAIEQKELLNLCMQGKGYRYKRVV is encoded by the coding sequence ATGAAAAAGACAGTTTTGTTTGGACTTTCCGCACTCATGATTTCCGGTTGTGCTTCCTCCGTACGATATGACTACGTTAAAGAAGGCGCATCAAATCATCAGAAAATAAATGATCTATCCGAATGTGAATACAACATACGCTTGAATAAAACCAGAGCGATAGAACAGAAGGAACTACTCAATCTTTGCATGCAAGGAAAAGGGTATCGCTATAAGCGAGTAGTTTAA
- a CDS encoding Conserved hypothetical protein; putative exported protein (Evidence 4 : Homologs of previously reported genes of unknown function): MKLPIKKLIIGTAFLMLTNAFAGPFGLNQGDSADTLAKKGNFKPSEEPYTYIARSLTNGHSGFDLYSVVVTPQQGLCKINALGKDIVTSVYGSELTSAFNRLEQQLSEKYGKAKRYDFLRQGSIWKEPEDWTMSLLKKERTLSSFWGEKNQLADSLMSISLEAKSLSNSKGYLLLSYEFNNFDDCWKVLSKKESANL, from the coding sequence ATGAAATTACCGATAAAAAAGCTGATTATTGGAACCGCCTTTTTGATGTTGACTAACGCGTTCGCAGGACCTTTTGGTTTAAATCAAGGAGATTCCGCAGATACTTTGGCAAAAAAGGGAAATTTTAAGCCTAGTGAGGAGCCATATACGTATATTGCCCGTAGCCTAACTAATGGACATTCCGGATTTGATCTCTATTCAGTTGTCGTTACACCTCAACAAGGTCTATGCAAAATAAATGCACTTGGAAAAGACATAGTTACAAGCGTGTATGGAAGCGAATTAACATCAGCTTTTAATAGGCTAGAGCAACAATTATCGGAAAAATATGGAAAGGCAAAACGCTACGACTTTCTAAGGCAGGGCAGTATCTGGAAAGAGCCTGAGGATTGGACAATGAGCTTGCTAAAGAAAGAACGAACTCTAAGTAGTTTTTGGGGAGAGAAAAATCAGCTGGCGGATTCCCTTATGTCTATATCTTTAGAAGCTAAGTCTTTGTCAAACTCAAAAGGATACCTTTTATTAAGTTATGAATTTAATAATTTCGATGACTGCTGGAAGGTCTTAAGCAAAAAGGAAAGCGCCAATCTATAA
- a CDS encoding putative outer membrane protein OmpW-like (Evidence 3 : Function proposed based on presence of conserved amino acid motif, structural feature or limited homology; Product type pm : putative membrane component) translates to MKKSVLALALCSLTALSSQAFAQQVQEGPWLVRVRAVHLDPANKSDPVGGTGAANRLTIDSKTIPELDISYFFTPNWAAELVLTYPQKQRVSLDGKEIGTFKHLPPTLTMQYHFTPEKTISPYVGAGINYTRISSVKLLNGAAQLESSSVGLALQAGVDFKIDKKWSLNLDVKKVQIRSDVRTAAGQLSAVKIDPWLIGVGVGYRF, encoded by the coding sequence GTGAAAAAATCAGTATTGGCACTCGCATTATGTTCTTTGACAGCACTCAGTTCGCAAGCTTTTGCACAGCAGGTACAAGAAGGCCCCTGGCTGGTGCGCGTACGCGCCGTCCATCTCGATCCGGCGAATAAATCCGACCCTGTAGGCGGCACTGGCGCTGCGAATCGTTTGACCATCGATTCCAAAACCATACCGGAACTCGACATCAGCTACTTCTTCACGCCGAACTGGGCAGCAGAACTGGTGTTGACCTATCCGCAAAAACAAAGAGTATCGCTGGATGGTAAAGAAATCGGCACCTTCAAACACTTGCCGCCTACGCTGACCATGCAATACCACTTCACGCCGGAAAAAACGATCAGCCCGTATGTTGGTGCCGGCATTAACTACACACGTATTTCCAGCGTCAAGCTACTCAACGGCGCTGCTCAGCTTGAAAGCAGCAGTGTCGGCCTGGCATTGCAAGCAGGCGTTGATTTCAAGATCGATAAAAAATGGTCATTGAATCTGGATGTGAAAAAAGTACAGATCAGAAGCGATGTCCGCACAGCAGCGGGACAACTCAGTGCAGTGAAAATCGATCCTTGGCTGATCGGCGTGGGTGTTGGTTATCGCTTCTAA
- a CDS encoding Putative cyclopropane-fatty-acyl-phospholipid synthase (Evidence 3 : Function proposed based on presence of conserved amino acid motif, structural feature or limited homology; Product type pe : putative enzyme), translating into MNDRNNNLVTGSFPSSNMAEAGQSEAALRILKHLLRNFPGTTGVRLLADNHIEVSTPQFTLLIKDTVVLRRLIFSRSPLPLADAYINGLIDVAGDLYAALGLKQYFQSFDFSLAVRWALLRDAWRLPAKPKSLTGTPFDAGDFSHRHSKGSDQAAIAFHYDVSNLFYKLWLDKQMVYSCAYFESKDDTLEQAQEHKLDHICRKLRLKAGERFLDVGCGWGAMVCWAARHYGVRAHGITLSQKQYEYAQARIQAEGMGDLVTVELRDYRDLEGEAVYDKISSIGMFEHVGLANLPLYNATIKRVLRPGGLFLNHGITHDEEGWQRTIDTEFINRYVFPDGELDTVSNIQRRMEKAGFEIHDVEALRPHYALTLRHWVSRLEAHREEALEYVSESAYRVWRLYMAACALEFEAGGTGIYQILASHPGGAEPAVPLTRKDIYA; encoded by the coding sequence ATGAATGATCGAAACAATAATCTCGTTACCGGTTCCTTCCCCTCATCGAACATGGCAGAAGCCGGGCAGTCCGAGGCGGCGCTACGCATTCTGAAACATCTATTGCGCAATTTCCCCGGCACGACCGGCGTACGCCTGCTGGCTGACAATCATATTGAAGTAAGCACGCCCCAATTCACGCTGCTGATCAAGGATACGGTTGTCTTGCGCCGGCTGATATTCAGCCGCAGCCCATTGCCGCTGGCCGACGCCTACATCAACGGCTTGATCGATGTGGCAGGAGATCTGTACGCGGCGCTGGGATTGAAACAATATTTTCAGTCATTTGATTTTTCACTTGCAGTGCGTTGGGCACTGTTGCGCGATGCCTGGCGTTTGCCGGCCAAACCGAAAAGCCTGACGGGCACGCCATTCGACGCCGGGGATTTTTCGCATCGCCATTCAAAAGGCAGCGACCAGGCAGCCATCGCATTCCACTACGATGTGTCGAACCTGTTTTATAAATTGTGGCTCGATAAGCAGATGGTCTACTCATGCGCCTACTTTGAATCGAAGGACGATACGCTGGAGCAGGCGCAGGAACACAAGCTCGATCATATCTGCCGCAAGTTGCGTCTGAAGGCCGGCGAGCGCTTCCTTGATGTCGGCTGCGGCTGGGGCGCGATGGTGTGCTGGGCTGCGCGCCACTACGGCGTACGGGCGCATGGCATCACCCTGAGTCAGAAGCAGTACGAGTATGCACAGGCGCGCATACAGGCAGAAGGCATGGGCGATCTGGTGACGGTGGAGTTGCGCGATTATCGCGATCTGGAAGGCGAGGCCGTGTACGACAAGATCTCCAGCATAGGCATGTTTGAACATGTAGGGCTTGCAAATCTGCCGCTGTATAACGCCACCATCAAGCGCGTCCTGCGCCCCGGCGGGCTTTTCCTCAATCACGGCATTACACATGATGAAGAAGGCTGGCAACGCACGATCGATACCGAATTCATCAATCGCTATGTATTCCCCGATGGCGAGCTGGATACGGTCAGCAATATTCAACGCCGGATGGAAAAAGCGGGTTTTGAAATCCATGATGTGGAGGCGCTGCGTCCGCACTATGCGCTCACGCTCAGACATTGGGTCAGCCGTCTTGAAGCGCACCGCGAAGAAGCGCTGGAGTATGTCAGCGAATCGGCTTATCGCGTCTGGCGTTTGTATATGGCAGCCTGTGCATTGGAATTTGAAGCAGGCGGTACCGGCATTTACCAGATACTCGCTTCCCATCCCGGCGGCGCCGAGCCTGCCGTGCCTTTAACGCGCAAAGACATATATGCATAA
- a CDS encoding Hypothetical protein (Evidence 5 : No homology to any previously reported sequences) encodes MGGDLTTDEFDALAQIVAGPRQGRPSACVARNTKRLTGLKYIAYAKDGSLALTDKGKQTLFVKACIEGLRAIANDTQAVLKSDVATFLGKKGHIVATEAGGGFEITQKGRECLADIDSNRK; translated from the coding sequence ATGGGTGGGGATTTAACAACGGATGAATTTGATGCGCTGGCGCAAATAGTTGCCGGTCCGCGACAGGGGCGGCCATCGGCTTGCGTGGCGCGCAATACCAAGCGCCTGACCGGTCTCAAATATATTGCGTATGCAAAAGACGGCAGCCTTGCCCTGACGGATAAAGGCAAGCAGACACTGTTTGTCAAAGCCTGTATTGAAGGCTTGCGCGCTATTGCCAACGATACACAGGCAGTGCTTAAATCCGATGTGGCAACCTTTTTGGGCAAGAAGGGTCATATCGTTGCGACCGAGGCCGGCGGCGGTTTCGAGATTACGCAAAAAGGTCGGGAATGCCTGGCCGATATAGACAGCAATCGCAAGTAA
- a CDS encoding Hypothetical protein (Evidence 5 : No homology to any previously reported sequences) gives MSVHLIEAVRFNDAGDRVEMVRWGRGRRKGDGSPGWEAVTVEQDVNLVVDALHFGDEVATAFRVGGDMVLGPRVHIVIHQHGIEDIDTIDHDVPGRTLADLPRF, from the coding sequence ATGTCAGTTCATTTGATTGAGGCAGTCCGGTTTAACGATGCAGGCGATAGGGTGGAAATGGTGCGGTGGGGACGAGGGCGGCGCAAGGGCGACGGCTCTCCCGGCTGGGAGGCGGTTACTGTAGAGCAAGATGTCAATCTGGTCGTCGATGCACTGCATTTTGGCGATGAAGTGGCGACGGCATTCAGGGTAGGGGGCGATATGGTGCTGGGACCTAGAGTGCATATTGTCATTCATCAGCATGGTATTGAAGATATCGATACGATCGATCACGACGTACCGGGCCGGACTTTGGCCGATTTGCCGCGATTTTAA